The sequence AAAGATAAAGTTGATGCTATTCTATTAGCTTGGCAACCTGGTCAGGAAGGCGGACATTCTGTAGCTGACGTGGTTTCCGGAAAAGTAAATCCTTCAGGAAAACTGACGATGACGTTCCCTGTGAATTATTCTGACCACGCTTCATCAAAGAATTTCCCGGGAATTCCTGCAGACAATCCAAAAGAGGTGACGTATGAAGAAGGTATTTATGTTGGCTACCGTTATTTCAACACCTTCAATGTGAAGCCGTCTTATGAATTCGGTTTCGGTAAATCTTACACCGACTTTGCTTACAGCAATTTAAAACTGAATTCTAAAACTTTTAATAACAAATTAGAAGTTACAGTTGATGTAAAAAATACCGGAAAAGTTGCCGGAAAAGAAGTGGTAGAATTATATCTTTCTGCTCCCAACCAATCGATCGACAAACCAAAATCTGAGTTGAAAGCCTACGCCAAAACAAAAGATCTGAAACCGGGAGAATCTCAAACCATCACTTTGACTTTGAATCCGAAAGATTTGGCATCCTACATTACCGCAAAATCCGCTTGGGTGGCTGAAGCAGGAAATTACAAAGTGTCTGTTGGTGCATCTTCATTGGATATCAAACAAACCGCAGATTTCTCAGTTCCTAAAGAATTGGTCGTTGAAAAAGTACAGCACGTTTTCCCTGCAGACAAACAGTTTGAAGATTTGAAACCTTAAAATTATACTCTCGCTGATTGAGCAAATTTTGCAGATTCTTTATTTGTAAAATCTGCTCAATCTGTAAAATCTGTGAGAGATAAAATTTAAACCATTAAGAAAATTAAATTTTTAAGTTTCTATTAAGAAAAATCAAAGATTTTATTCAGCGGTTTACTTAATGGTTTTGTTTACAAAACTTAATAATTCTTAAAAACTAAACAAATCTTAATGGTTCAGTAAAAATTAATCTTAAGTTTAAATTTATTGTCTCAAATTAAGATATTATAAACAAAAGAGGTTATCTTTAGACTCTTTAAATTTTAATGTATATGATCAATAATGAAGTACAATCAAAAAGGAATTATACCATTCCGTTGATTACCATTACGCTTTTATTTTTTATGTGGGGATTCATCACATGCATGAATGACATCCTTATTCCATACCTGAAGCAGCTCTTTAAACTGACATTTTTCGAATCGATGTTGGTACAGTTTTGTTTCTTTGGAGCTTATTTTATAGGTTCATTAATTTACTTTTTGGTTTCCACATCAAGCGGAGATCCCATCAACAAAGTTGGTTACAAAAAAGGAATTCTCTTCGGGATTTTCTTGGCTGCATTCGGATGTATCTTGTTTTATCCGGCGGCAACATTCTCTTCTTACGGACTATTTTTAGGAGCATTGTTCGTTCTTGGATTAGGATTTACAGTTCTTCAAATCACTGCAAACGCTTACGTTTCGCTGTTAGGTTCAGAAGATTCTGCATCAAGCCGACTCAACATGACGCAGGCTTTTAATGCCTTCGGAACGACGATTGCTCCGGTTTTGGGCGGACATTTAATCTTTGAATTTTTCTCGGCTGATGACGGTTCGTTCTCTGCAGTAGCAACACGAATTCCTTATTTAATTTTTGCAGGAATCTTATTGCTGGTTGCTTTATTAATTTCAAGAGTAAAATTACCATCGTTTCAAACAGAAGAAGAGGAAGCCGTAAAAGGTTTGGGCGCATTGCAGCACACACATCTTTTATTCGGAGTCTTTGCGATGTTCTGTTATGTAGGTGGGGAAGTAGCGGTAGGAAGTTTCATCATCAGTTTCCTTGAGCAGCCACAGGTTATGAATCTTAATGAAGTAGTCAGTAAAAACTATCTTTCTCTATATTGGGGAGGTGCGATGATTGGACGTTTCTTAGGTGCGATTTCTTTGAATCATTCAATCAGCCAAAGCAAGAAAGCATTGTATATGTTGGGAGCTGCAGCGGCGGTTTTCATAGTGATTTTCAGTATTGTTGATTTAACGTTTTCACAAATCAGTTTCTTCCTGGTCTTTATTGCTTTAAATTTCGTTGCATTTTTTGTGGGAAAATCTGCTCCGGCAAGAACTTTATCCATCTTTGCAGGAATCAACGTTTTGTTACTGATCTCAGCGATGTTAAATCACGGCGAATTGGCGATGTACAGCATTTTAGGAATCGGAATTTTCAACTCGATTATGTTCTCTAATATTTATACGCTTGCCATTTCAGGATTAGGAAAATACACAAGTCAAGGTTCGTCATTGGTTGTAATGGCGATTTTAGGAGGTGCGATTGTTCCTATTTTTCAGGGATATTTAGCGGATATTTTCGGAGTTCAGCATTCATTTATTATTCCTGTATTTTGTTATGTATTTATTTTGATTTTTGGGGCGTATTGTACCAAATATCTGGGTCATGTGAAGCAGGATGCTGATGCTAAATCGGGACATTAAAATGTTTGAGCTTTTAAAATATAAAACTTGCTTTTGAGCAGGTTTTTTTGTTGCATTTTTTCTTGTTTTATGGTTTTCCGTATTTTTCCCTTTTAGCCTTAGTTTACTTTTGTTAAAGATTTAAACAACTATAAAACTTGACCTTATGAAAAAATTATTATTAATGATTGTCTTAACAATTACGATTAACTCTTGTGACCGAAGCAGCAATAGTTCAGAATCTTGTAGTTATAATGGACATACCTTGTATACAGGTGAGAAAGGTGGATGTTATTATTTATCGTCTGGAGGTAATAAAGAATACGTCGATAAAAGTTATTGCAATGGTTGTAACTAAAATCTTATATCTTTAATTGACAAAACCTGCTGTTGAGCAGGTTTTTTTAGTTTATAAATCTATTTCAATAAATTACTATTAATCAAAATAAATTTTAGCTATAAATTCTTTAACTTTTTGTAAAGGATAATCCGTATTTTCCAAATTGTAATATTGTTCATAATTTAATTCTAAACCATTTAAATAATTATCTGTCTGAAAAATTTCAGTTCCAATACTTTTATTCATTTTGCTAAAACTTTCTAACATATCTTTATAATGTGTTGTTTTATAAGTATCATATATACTTCTAAGATGAGGAATAAAATTATTAAAAAACTCAATTTGTAAACTTTGAAAATCTACACCTTTTTGAGAGAAAATTTCATTTGGAATAATAAAATTTCCCTTTTCATCTCGATTATGAATAATTTTTAAATACGACAAAAGAGAACTATGAGTATTTAAATTTTCATCAATAAAAACGTCACCCATTTTTTCATCTAATTTTAATCCAACTTCTGTTAAATTATTGTACTTTGATGTTGAATGTTTTTTAAATGTATCACGAGATTCATTCAAAAACT comes from Chryseobacterium sp. 3008163 and encodes:
- a CDS encoding sugar MFS transporter — protein: MINNEVQSKRNYTIPLITITLLFFMWGFITCMNDILIPYLKQLFKLTFFESMLVQFCFFGAYFIGSLIYFLVSTSSGDPINKVGYKKGILFGIFLAAFGCILFYPAATFSSYGLFLGALFVLGLGFTVLQITANAYVSLLGSEDSASSRLNMTQAFNAFGTTIAPVLGGHLIFEFFSADDGSFSAVATRIPYLIFAGILLLVALLISRVKLPSFQTEEEEAVKGLGALQHTHLLFGVFAMFCYVGGEVAVGSFIISFLEQPQVMNLNEVVSKNYLSLYWGGAMIGRFLGAISLNHSISQSKKALYMLGAAAAVFIVIFSIVDLTFSQISFFLVFIALNFVAFFVGKSAPARTLSIFAGINVLLLISAMLNHGELAMYSILGIGIFNSIMFSNIYTLAISGLGKYTSQGSSLVVMAILGGAIVPIFQGYLADIFGVQHSFIIPVFCYVFILIFGAYCTKYLGHVKQDADAKSGH